The proteins below are encoded in one region of Streptomyces marianii:
- a CDS encoding sugar ABC transporter substrate-binding protein: MRTPRTAAVLLAALALAVAGCSSSGGKGSEEKAEGGTGGKPATTERLKIAMVTHSGEGDTFWDIVQRGAKDAAAKDNVEFLYAANKEGKEQAQLVQTYIDQKVDGIVVTLAKPEAVKDVVRKAVAAGIPVVTINSGGRFSQEVGALSHIGQDESVAGEAVGEELNKRGRKKAVCVIHEQGNVSLEERCAGVRKTFGGTVENLNVDGTNMPASTSSIEAKLQSGQDIDAVVTLGAPFAAASVQAKRTAGSEAEIDTFDLNAEVVKRLKAKEIGFAVDQQPYLQGYLAVDELWLNKTNGNVIGGGKPVLTGPALVTEKDVPALEKLTADGTR; this comes from the coding sequence ATGCGCACACCCCGCACGGCAGCAGTCCTGCTCGCCGCACTCGCACTCGCCGTGGCCGGATGCAGCAGCTCCGGCGGCAAGGGCTCCGAGGAGAAGGCCGAAGGCGGCACCGGCGGCAAGCCCGCGACCACCGAGCGGCTGAAGATCGCCATGGTGACCCACTCCGGCGAGGGCGACACCTTCTGGGACATCGTCCAACGCGGAGCGAAGGACGCGGCCGCCAAGGACAACGTCGAGTTCCTGTACGCCGCGAACAAGGAGGGCAAGGAGCAGGCCCAGCTGGTCCAGACGTACATCGACCAGAAGGTCGACGGCATCGTCGTCACCCTCGCCAAGCCGGAGGCGGTCAAGGACGTCGTCAGGAAGGCGGTCGCCGCCGGGATACCCGTCGTCACGATCAACTCCGGCGGCCGGTTCTCCCAGGAGGTCGGCGCGCTCAGCCACATCGGCCAGGACGAGTCGGTCGCCGGCGAGGCCGTCGGCGAGGAGCTGAACAAGCGCGGCAGGAAGAAGGCCGTCTGCGTCATCCACGAGCAGGGCAACGTCTCGCTGGAGGAGCGCTGCGCGGGCGTGCGGAAGACCTTCGGGGGCACCGTCGAGAACCTCAACGTGGACGGCACCAACATGCCCGCCTCCACCTCCTCCATCGAGGCGAAGCTGCAGAGCGGGCAGGACATCGACGCGGTCGTCACCCTGGGTGCCCCCTTCGCGGCCGCCTCGGTGCAGGCGAAACGGACCGCCGGCAGCGAGGCCGAGATCGACACCTTCGACCTGAACGCCGAGGTCGTCAAGCGACTCAAGGCCAAGGAGATCGGCTTCGCCGTCGACCAGCAGCCCTACCTCCAGGGTTACCTCGCCGTCGACGAACTGTGGCTCAACAAGACCAACGGCAACGTCATCGGCGGCGGCAAGCCGGTGCTCACGGGACCCGCTCTGGTGACGGAGAAGGACGTCCCCGCACTGGAGAAGCTCACGGCCGACGGCACCCGATGA
- a CDS encoding GntR family transcriptional regulator: MDRASPVPLYFQLSQQLEAAIEHGALTPGSLLGNEIELAGRLGLSRPTVRQAIQSLVDKGLLVRRRGVGTQVVHSQVKRPLELSSLYDDLEAAGQRPATRVLRNTVEPATAQVAAALGVPEGSDVHLVERLRSAHGEPMAHLSNHLPAGLLPLDTEQLESTGLYRMMRNAGISLHSARQSVGACAASGDEARLLGEEVGAPLLTMQRTTFDDTGRAVEFGSHVYRASRYAFEFQLLVRP, from the coding sequence GTGGACCGTGCCAGCCCGGTTCCGCTGTACTTCCAGCTGTCCCAGCAGCTGGAGGCGGCCATCGAGCACGGCGCGCTCACGCCCGGCAGCCTCCTCGGCAACGAGATCGAGCTGGCGGGCAGGCTCGGGCTGTCCCGGCCCACCGTCCGCCAGGCCATCCAGTCGCTCGTCGACAAGGGGCTGCTGGTGCGCCGCCGGGGCGTGGGCACCCAGGTCGTGCACAGCCAGGTCAAGCGCCCGCTGGAGCTGAGCAGTCTCTACGACGACCTGGAGGCGGCGGGGCAGCGGCCCGCCACCCGGGTCCTGCGCAACACCGTCGAGCCGGCGACCGCGCAGGTCGCGGCGGCCCTCGGGGTGCCGGAGGGCAGCGACGTCCACCTCGTGGAGCGGCTGCGCTCGGCCCACGGCGAGCCGATGGCCCATCTGAGCAACCATCTGCCTGCGGGGCTGCTGCCGCTGGACACCGAGCAGCTGGAGTCCACGGGGCTCTACCGGATGATGCGCAACGCGGGCATCTCCCTGCACAGCGCCCGGCAGTCGGTCGGGGCGTGCGCCGCCTCCGGTGACGAGGCCCGGCTGCTCGGCGAGGAGGTCGGCGCCCCGCTGCTGACGATGCAGCGGACGACGTTCGACGACACCGGGCGGGCCGTCGAGTTCGGCTCGCACGTCTACCGGGCCTCCCGGTACGCCTTCGAGTTCCAGCTCCTCGTCCGGCCGTAG
- a CDS encoding Gfo/Idh/MocA family protein, giving the protein MRIGLIGTGRIGAFHAGVLSRHRDVGALVVADTDAQRAREVAARIDATAAPSVDEVFKWGVDAVVIASATAAHADLIGRAARAGLPAFCEKPIALDLPGTLEALREVDGAGTELQLGFMRRFDAGYAKARELVRSGRLGRLHTVRAVTADPAPPPAAYLPLSGGLYRDCLVHDFDILRWITGREVVEVYATGSDAGHAMFREAGDVDTAAAVLTLDDGTLASATATRCNGAGYDVRMELCGEDDTVAVGLDDRTPITSTEPQGPPPADKPWPGFLERFAPAYEAELDAFVRVATGELDNPCDGREALEALRVAEACELSRRERRPVRLEEVPGL; this is encoded by the coding sequence ATGCGCATCGGACTCATCGGAACCGGACGTATCGGCGCCTTCCATGCGGGCGTCCTCAGCCGTCATCGCGACGTCGGCGCCCTGGTGGTCGCGGACACCGACGCCCAGCGGGCCCGCGAGGTCGCGGCCCGGATCGACGCCACCGCCGCCCCTTCCGTCGACGAGGTCTTCAAGTGGGGCGTGGACGCCGTCGTCATCGCCTCGGCCACCGCCGCCCACGCCGATCTGATCGGCCGGGCCGCACGTGCCGGGCTCCCCGCCTTCTGCGAGAAGCCGATAGCGCTGGACCTGCCGGGGACCCTGGAGGCGCTGCGCGAGGTCGACGGTGCCGGGACCGAACTCCAGCTCGGCTTCATGCGGCGCTTCGACGCCGGGTACGCCAAGGCCCGCGAGCTGGTGCGCTCGGGCCGGCTCGGCCGGCTGCACACGGTACGGGCCGTCACCGCGGACCCGGCCCCGCCGCCCGCCGCGTACCTGCCGCTGTCCGGCGGGCTCTACCGGGACTGCCTGGTCCACGACTTCGACATCCTGCGCTGGATCACCGGACGGGAGGTCGTGGAGGTGTACGCCACCGGCTCCGACGCGGGGCACGCGATGTTCCGCGAGGCGGGCGACGTCGACACCGCGGCGGCCGTGCTGACGCTCGACGACGGAACGCTGGCGTCGGCCACCGCCACGCGCTGCAACGGCGCCGGCTATGACGTCCGTATGGAGCTGTGCGGCGAGGACGACACGGTCGCCGTCGGCCTGGACGACCGTACGCCGATCACCTCCACGGAGCCGCAGGGACCGCCGCCCGCCGACAAGCCGTGGCCGGGCTTCCTGGAGCGCTTCGCCCCCGCCTACGAGGCCGAACTGGACGCCTTCGTCCGTGTCGCCACCGGCGAGCTGGACAACCCGTGCGACGGCCGGGAGGCGCTGGAGGCACTGCGCGTCGCAGAGGCGTGCGAGCTGTCCCGGCGGGAGCGCCGTCCGGTGCGCCTGGAGGAGGTCCCGGGGCTGTGA
- a CDS encoding TetR/AcrR family transcriptional regulator codes for MPKKVVPEGARRRRRPTKSGVVLSEQLIVTTALRMLREHGGEGLTARRLGAALGADPSTLYRYFRGMDELTLAVGDELIGRALRGWSATGDWAADLRALGLRIHAAYLAHPQAAVLTASRVSGRAHEIAADEAVLGVLHRAGFPVPEAVRIYHCFIDQTLAFAALDAAALALPEAARRADEEVWQATYARLPAETHPHIAQAARYLVAEMNVSAYPAALDMLIASAASRLG; via the coding sequence TTGCCGAAGAAGGTGGTTCCGGAGGGGGCGCGCAGACGCCGCCGCCCGACGAAGTCCGGTGTGGTCCTTTCGGAGCAGCTGATCGTGACGACGGCACTGCGGATGCTGCGCGAGCACGGCGGCGAGGGGCTCACCGCGCGCCGGCTCGGCGCGGCGCTCGGCGCCGACCCGAGCACCCTGTACCGCTACTTCCGCGGCATGGACGAGCTGACCCTCGCCGTCGGCGACGAGCTGATCGGCCGGGCTCTCAGGGGCTGGAGCGCCACCGGCGACTGGGCCGCGGACCTGCGTGCGCTGGGGTTGCGCATCCATGCCGCGTACCTGGCCCATCCGCAGGCGGCGGTGCTCACGGCCAGCCGCGTCTCGGGGCGGGCGCACGAGATCGCCGCGGACGAGGCCGTCCTCGGCGTGCTGCACCGTGCGGGCTTCCCGGTGCCCGAGGCCGTCCGGATCTACCACTGCTTCATCGACCAGACGCTCGCCTTCGCCGCGCTGGACGCGGCGGCGCTCGCCCTGCCGGAGGCGGCGCGCCGGGCGGACGAGGAGGTGTGGCAGGCCACGTACGCTCGGCTGCCCGCGGAGACGCATCCGCACATCGCCCAGGCGGCGCGGTACCTCGTCGCCGAGATGAACGTCAGCGCGTATCCGGCGGCTCTGGACATGCTGATCGCGAGCGCGGCGTCGCGCCTCGGGTGA
- a CDS encoding saccharopine dehydrogenase family protein — MRILLVGAGGVGTAVTRIAARRDFFEHMVVADYDEDRARAAVAGVPRAGGGASAGAGDGTGSADGRFTAARIDASDEAAVRELLERERCDVLLNATDPRFVMPLFRASLAAGANYLDMAMSLSRPHPQRPYEECGVKLGDEQFSLGEDWSDSGRLALVGMGVEPGLSDVFARHAADELFDSIEEVGVRDGANLTVDGYDFAPSFSIWTTIEECLNPPVVFETGRGWFTTPPFSEPEVFEFPEGIGPVECVNVEHEEVLLIPRWVDADRVTFKYGLGSDFINTLRVLHQIGLDRTEPVTVRGADGPARVSPRDVVAACLPDPATLGDRMRGKTCAGTWVKGVKDGRPREVYLYHVVDNEWSMKEYGSQAVVWQTAVNPVVALELLATGAWSGTGILGPEAFEARPFLDLLEDYGSPWGMREQ, encoded by the coding sequence ATGCGCATCTTGCTGGTCGGCGCCGGCGGAGTGGGGACAGCAGTCACCCGGATCGCCGCTCGCCGCGATTTCTTCGAGCACATGGTCGTCGCGGACTACGACGAGGACCGGGCCCGGGCCGCCGTGGCCGGTGTCCCCAGAGCGGGCGGAGGGGCCTCGGCCGGGGCGGGCGACGGCACCGGATCCGCCGACGGCCGGTTCACGGCCGCCCGGATCGACGCCTCGGACGAGGCCGCCGTCCGGGAGCTCCTGGAGCGGGAGCGCTGCGACGTGCTGCTCAACGCGACGGACCCCCGGTTCGTCATGCCGCTCTTCCGGGCCTCACTCGCCGCGGGTGCGAACTACCTCGACATGGCGATGTCCCTGTCGCGGCCGCATCCGCAGCGGCCGTACGAGGAGTGCGGCGTGAAGCTCGGCGACGAGCAGTTCTCGCTGGGCGAGGACTGGTCGGACTCCGGCCGGCTCGCCCTCGTCGGCATGGGGGTGGAGCCCGGTCTGTCGGACGTCTTCGCCCGCCACGCGGCGGACGAGCTCTTCGACTCGATCGAGGAGGTCGGCGTCCGGGACGGCGCGAACCTCACGGTGGACGGCTACGACTTCGCGCCCTCGTTCAGCATCTGGACCACGATCGAGGAGTGCCTGAACCCCCCGGTGGTCTTCGAGACCGGTCGCGGATGGTTCACCACACCGCCGTTCAGCGAGCCGGAGGTGTTCGAGTTCCCCGAGGGGATCGGCCCGGTGGAGTGCGTGAACGTGGAGCACGAGGAGGTGCTGCTCATCCCGCGCTGGGTCGACGCCGACCGCGTCACGTTCAAGTACGGCCTCGGCTCCGACTTCATCAACACCCTGCGGGTCCTGCACCAGATCGGCCTGGACCGTACGGAACCGGTCACCGTGCGCGGCGCCGACGGCCCGGCGCGGGTGTCGCCCCGTGACGTCGTCGCGGCCTGCCTGCCGGACCCGGCCACGCTCGGCGACCGGATGCGGGGCAAGACGTGCGCGGGTACGTGGGTGAAGGGCGTCAAGGACGGGCGGCCGCGCGAGGTGTACCTCTACCACGTCGTCGACAACGAGTGGTCGATGAAGGAGTACGGCAGCCAGGCCGTGGTGTGGCAGACGGCGGTCAACCCGGTCGTCGCCCTGGAACTGCTGGCGACGGGGGCGTGGTCCGGAACGGGCATCCTGGGCCCCGAGGCCTTCGAGGCGCGCCCCTTCCTGGATCTGCTGGAGGACTACGGCTCTCCCTGGGGCATGCGCGAGCAGTGA
- a CDS encoding YegS/Rv2252/BmrU family lipid kinase, producing MRQFTAVVNPTAGGSSGTAALLPLARLLREAGAGLDTQYSRNLEHARELAREAGRKGHVVLAVGGDGMAGGVGGALSGTDTVLGLVPAGRGNDFARALGLPTDSAALAAVLLDGSPRAVDTIRVESSVHAGVSVLGSVYAGVDAVANRHANTSKLLRGAASYYAGGLRAVAAWRPAEYRITVDGALHELRGYTVVAANSGYYGFGRNIAPGASLDDGVLDVVVIRHAPKRLFFAMMNELKTGAHLDRPEVEVLRGREIRIEADRGLPYGADGEVDATLPVTVRVQPGALNVLA from the coding sequence ATGCGACAGTTCACCGCCGTCGTCAACCCCACCGCGGGCGGCTCCAGCGGCACGGCGGCCCTGCTTCCGCTGGCCCGCCTCCTGAGGGAGGCCGGAGCCGGGCTCGACACCCAGTACAGCCGCAACCTGGAACACGCCCGGGAGCTGGCGCGGGAAGCCGGACGCAAGGGGCATGTCGTGCTCGCCGTCGGCGGCGACGGCATGGCGGGCGGCGTCGGGGGCGCCCTCAGCGGCACCGACACGGTCCTCGGCCTCGTACCCGCCGGGCGCGGCAACGACTTCGCCCGGGCGCTGGGCCTGCCCACCGACTCCGCCGCCCTCGCCGCCGTACTGCTCGACGGATCACCCCGGGCGGTCGACACCATCCGGGTCGAGTCGTCGGTCCACGCCGGGGTGTCCGTCCTCGGCAGCGTCTACGCGGGCGTCGACGCCGTAGCCAACCGGCACGCCAACACCTCGAAGCTGCTGCGCGGAGCGGCCTCCTACTACGCGGGCGGGCTGCGGGCCGTTGCCGCGTGGCGGCCCGCCGAGTACCGCATCACCGTGGACGGGGCGCTCCACGAGCTGCGCGGCTACACCGTCGTCGCGGCCAACTCCGGCTACTACGGCTTCGGCCGCAACATCGCCCCCGGGGCCAGCCTCGACGACGGCGTGCTCGACGTCGTCGTCATCCGGCACGCACCCAAGCGGCTGTTCTTCGCGATGATGAACGAGCTCAAGACGGGAGCGCACCTGGATCGCCCCGAGGTGGAGGTGCTGCGCGGCAGGGAGATCCGCATCGAGGCCGACCGCGGCCTCCCGTACGGCGCGGACGGCGAGGTCGACGCGACGCTGCCGGTGACGGTGCGGGTGCAGCCGGGCGCGCTGAACGTGCTCGCCTGA
- a CDS encoding FAD-binding oxidoreductase: MDMLWSGWGDPAKAAPLPDSVIGLLRDLLGVIPRESGPAGLGDIPVPDSALTGAAREALTAAVGDTAHVRTDAETRIRHTRGKSTPDLLRIRAGEVDDIPAAVVLPASHDEVLAVLRACAGHGLAVVPFGGGTSVVGGLAPEAGHGFVALDLRRLDGLVALDEVSRTAVLQPGLRAPHAEALLNERGFTLGHFPQSYEWASIGGFAAARSSGQASAGYGRFDEMVLGVTVATPEGTLEAGRAPRSAAGPDLRQLVLGSEGALGVITSVTVRIRPLPQTRVYEGWRFTSFEAGAAALRRLAQDGPRPTVLRLSDETESFIGLAQPDRIGGEGAPQPAGCMAIAGYEGTAEDTADRRARAREVLLACGGEFVGEEPGERWAHGRYNAPYLRDALLDAGAFAETLETAAFWSALPGLYDAVRQALTGALTEAGTPPLVMCHISHVYENGASLYFTVVSAQGEDPVAHWAPVKRAANDAILAAGGTISHHHGVGTDHRDWFTREIGPVGVRVLQAVKAELDPSGILNPGVLIPVR; this comes from the coding sequence GTGGACATGTTGTGGAGCGGCTGGGGCGACCCGGCCAAGGCGGCGCCGCTGCCCGACTCGGTGATCGGCCTGCTGCGCGATCTGCTCGGCGTCATCCCCCGCGAGAGCGGCCCCGCGGGCCTCGGCGACATCCCCGTCCCGGACTCCGCGCTGACCGGAGCCGCCCGCGAGGCGCTCACCGCCGCCGTCGGCGACACCGCGCACGTACGCACCGACGCGGAGACCCGGATCCGCCACACCCGCGGCAAGTCCACCCCGGACCTCCTGCGGATCCGCGCCGGCGAGGTGGACGACATCCCCGCGGCCGTCGTGCTGCCCGCGAGCCACGACGAGGTGCTGGCCGTGCTGCGGGCCTGTGCCGGACACGGCCTGGCCGTCGTGCCGTTCGGCGGCGGCACCTCCGTCGTCGGCGGTCTCGCCCCCGAGGCCGGGCACGGATTCGTCGCCCTGGACCTGCGCCGGCTCGACGGACTCGTCGCCCTCGACGAGGTCTCCCGCACCGCCGTGCTCCAGCCCGGACTGCGTGCGCCCCACGCCGAGGCACTGCTCAACGAACGGGGCTTCACCCTGGGCCACTTCCCCCAGTCCTACGAGTGGGCCTCGATCGGGGGATTCGCCGCCGCCCGCTCCAGCGGCCAGGCCTCCGCCGGCTACGGCCGCTTCGACGAGATGGTCCTCGGTGTCACCGTCGCCACCCCCGAGGGCACCCTGGAGGCCGGCCGCGCCCCCCGCTCGGCCGCCGGCCCGGACCTGCGCCAACTGGTCCTCGGCTCCGAGGGCGCGCTCGGCGTGATCACCTCGGTCACCGTCCGGATCCGTCCCCTCCCGCAGACCCGGGTCTACGAAGGCTGGCGCTTCACCTCCTTCGAGGCGGGCGCCGCCGCGCTCCGCAGGCTCGCCCAGGACGGCCCCCGCCCGACCGTGCTCCGGCTGTCCGACGAGACGGAGTCCTTCATCGGACTCGCCCAGCCCGACCGGATCGGCGGCGAGGGCGCCCCGCAGCCCGCCGGGTGCATGGCGATCGCCGGGTACGAGGGCACCGCCGAGGACACCGCCGACCGGCGCGCCCGCGCCCGCGAGGTCCTGCTCGCCTGCGGCGGCGAGTTCGTCGGCGAGGAGCCGGGCGAGCGCTGGGCCCACGGCCGCTACAACGCGCCGTACCTGCGCGACGCGCTCCTCGACGCCGGCGCCTTCGCCGAGACCCTGGAGACCGCCGCCTTCTGGTCTGCCCTGCCCGGCCTCTACGACGCGGTGCGCCAGGCACTCACGGGCGCCCTCACCGAGGCGGGCACCCCGCCGCTGGTCATGTGCCACATCTCGCACGTGTACGAGAACGGGGCCTCGCTCTACTTCACCGTCGTCTCCGCCCAGGGCGAGGACCCCGTCGCCCACTGGGCGCCGGTGAAGCGGGCGGCCAACGACGCGATCCTGGCGGCCGGCGGCACCATCAGCCATCATCACGGCGTCGGCACCGACCACCGCGACTGGTTCACCCGGGAGATCGGCCCCGTCGGTGTCCGCGTTCTCCAGGCCGTCAAGGCCGAGCTCGACCCCTCCGGGATCCTCAACCCCGGTGTGCTCATCCCTGTCCGCTGA
- a CDS encoding TetR/AcrR family transcriptional regulator: MTPIRHNHADGDAVLDAARDCILAVGVRRTTLTDVARRAGVSRMTLYRRWPDVRTLVGDLMTREWIALAVGAMPPADTGGPTRGRLVDGLVDGVAAFRAHPLFHKIVDVDPELLLPYVLDRRGASQDALLGLIAGALAEGHADGSVRRLHPDLQARSLLLVVQSFAMSLRTMTEPDDPELTDAAFLEELRTLLERTLTP; encoded by the coding sequence ATGACGCCCATTCGTCACAACCATGCGGACGGAGATGCCGTGCTCGACGCGGCACGCGATTGCATCCTGGCCGTCGGCGTACGCCGGACCACCCTGACCGACGTGGCCCGGCGCGCCGGTGTGTCACGTATGACCCTGTACCGCCGCTGGCCGGACGTGCGGACTCTCGTCGGCGATCTGATGACCCGGGAGTGGATCGCGCTCGCCGTGGGCGCCATGCCCCCGGCCGATACGGGCGGCCCGACCCGGGGCCGGCTGGTCGACGGACTGGTCGACGGGGTCGCGGCCTTCCGCGCGCACCCGCTGTTCCACAAGATCGTCGACGTCGATCCGGAACTGCTGCTGCCGTACGTACTCGACCGCCGCGGTGCCAGCCAGGACGCGCTCCTCGGACTGATCGCCGGCGCCCTCGCGGAGGGCCACGCCGACGGCTCCGTCCGGCGGCTGCACCCCGACCTGCAGGCCCGGTCGCTGCTGCTGGTCGTGCAGTCCTTCGCCATGTCGCTGCGCACGATGACCGAACCGGACGACCCCGAGCTCACCGACGCGGCCTTCCTCGAAGAGCTGCGGACCCTTCTGGAGAGGACCCTCACGCCATGA
- a CDS encoding glycerol-3-phosphate dehydrogenase/oxidase, whose protein sequence is MSTPSPASSLNAARRARELAALADGAEVDVLVVGLGATGAGAALDAAARGLSVAAIDAHDLAFGTSRWSSKLIHGGLRYLASAQLDVAHESAVERGILMERTAPHLVHAQPFVLPLTPLVPRAQATLARAGFLAGDLLRVSARTSRATLPAPRTLSAVETRHMAPALRPTGLRGGLLSWDGRLTDDARLVTAVARTAAAHGARILTRVRALSLGGWGAAVRDELAGEELQIRARTVINATGVWAGGLVDDVRLRPSRGTHLVLRSEVLGGLSAGLHIPVPGETNRFVLVLPQGDGRVYVGLTDEPVDGDVPDVPEVPETDVGFLLDVLGSALDVSVDRADVVGAFAGLRPLLDTSGAGGPGRTADISRRHAVLTSGDGVITVVGGKLTTYRRMAQDAVDAAVTARGLPAGGCRTASLPLVGAARPDALAALEAPRRLVRRYGTEAPAVHALGLADPELARPVVPGHPVTGAELLWAVRHEGALDESDLLDRRTRIGLVPHDRETALEAARVALAPRVC, encoded by the coding sequence ATGAGCACTCCGAGTCCCGCCTCCTCCCTGAACGCGGCGCGCCGCGCGCGGGAGCTCGCCGCACTCGCCGACGGCGCCGAGGTCGACGTGCTCGTCGTCGGCCTCGGCGCGACGGGCGCCGGGGCGGCCCTCGACGCCGCCGCGCGGGGACTGTCGGTCGCCGCGATCGACGCCCACGACCTCGCCTTCGGCACCTCCCGGTGGAGCTCCAAGCTCATCCACGGCGGACTGCGCTACCTGGCGAGCGCACAGCTGGACGTCGCCCACGAGAGCGCCGTCGAACGCGGCATCCTCATGGAGCGCACCGCGCCGCATCTGGTGCACGCCCAGCCGTTCGTCCTCCCGCTGACGCCGCTGGTCCCTCGCGCCCAGGCCACGCTGGCCCGGGCCGGCTTCCTGGCCGGCGACCTGCTGCGGGTCTCCGCCCGCACCTCGCGGGCGACCCTGCCCGCGCCGCGCACCCTGTCCGCGGTGGAGACCCGCCACATGGCGCCCGCGCTGCGCCCGACCGGGCTGCGCGGCGGGCTGCTGTCCTGGGACGGCCGGCTCACCGACGACGCCCGGCTCGTGACCGCCGTCGCCAGGACCGCGGCCGCGCACGGCGCCCGGATCCTCACCCGGGTACGCGCGCTCTCCCTCGGCGGCTGGGGCGCGGCCGTGCGCGACGAACTGGCCGGCGAGGAACTGCAGATCCGGGCCCGCACGGTGATCAACGCCACCGGGGTCTGGGCGGGCGGACTCGTCGACGACGTACGGCTGCGGCCCTCCCGGGGCACCCATCTGGTGCTCCGCTCCGAGGTCCTCGGCGGCCTGTCGGCCGGTCTGCACATCCCGGTCCCCGGCGAGACCAACCGCTTCGTCCTCGTCCTGCCCCAGGGCGACGGCCGGGTCTACGTGGGACTGACCGACGAGCCGGTCGACGGCGACGTACCCGACGTGCCGGAGGTGCCCGAGACCGACGTCGGCTTCCTCCTCGACGTCCTCGGCTCCGCGCTCGACGTGTCCGTGGACCGTGCGGACGTGGTCGGGGCCTTCGCCGGGCTGCGCCCGCTGCTGGACACCTCCGGCGCCGGAGGTCCTGGACGTACCGCGGACATCTCGCGCAGGCACGCCGTCCTCACCTCGGGGGACGGTGTGATCACCGTCGTCGGCGGCAAGCTCACCACCTACCGGCGGATGGCCCAGGACGCGGTGGACGCCGCGGTCACGGCACGCGGGCTGCCCGCCGGCGGGTGCCGCACGGCCTCGCTGCCGCTGGTCGGCGCCGCCCGTCCGGACGCGCTCGCCGCACTGGAGGCGCCCCGCCGGCTGGTCCGCCGCTACGGGACCGAGGCCCCGGCCGTCCACGCCCTCGGCCTCGCCGACCCCGAGCTGGCCCGGCCCGTCGTCCCCGGCCATCCCGTCACCGGTGCCGAACTCCTGTGGGCCGTACGGCACGAGGGTGCCCTGGACGAGTCCGACCTCCTCGACCGCCGCACCCGGATCGGCCTGGTGCCGCACGACCGGGAGACCGCGCTGGAGGCCGCGCGAGTGGCACTGGCGCCCCGGGTCTGCTGA
- a CDS encoding DUF418 domain-containing protein, with the protein MTKTLSTPVGAPGSSGGRLALLDVLRGTAILGTLMTNVWVFTAPGAEWASLTGAGGMPGFTSLPDGAETLFRLVADGKFLAMLTIIFGVGLAIQFDSAARRGLPWPGTYRGRALFLLAEGTVHFVLVFAWDVLMGYALTALLVARLLTRSDRARRRVMWWAGGLHLLLMGGLTAALAAVGDDGGAGSGGDVPREVVDLYAHGGYADQIAFRLENTVALRLEPMLTFGLLVFLFLLGVRLYRAGAFGADAAGRRIRTRMLCWGLGLGVPLTGLSVLAGPDGFLLERCCAAPLVAVGYIGLIGTVVDRVRREGLLTKGLASVGRTALSAYVLQNVLCVLVSYGIGLGLAERLGESGRPWWVMGLWAAVCAVLMAGSAVWLRRFPKGPLESLQSRILRR; encoded by the coding sequence ATGACCAAGACTCTGTCCACCCCGGTCGGCGCGCCGGGCTCCTCGGGCGGCCGGCTGGCCCTGCTCGACGTACTGCGCGGAACGGCGATCCTGGGCACGCTGATGACGAACGTGTGGGTCTTCACGGCGCCCGGCGCGGAATGGGCGAGCCTCACGGGCGCCGGTGGCATGCCGGGGTTCACGTCCCTGCCCGACGGCGCCGAGACCCTCTTCCGGCTCGTGGCGGACGGCAAGTTCCTGGCCATGCTGACGATCATCTTCGGTGTCGGGCTCGCCATCCAGTTCGACTCCGCCGCACGGCGCGGGCTGCCCTGGCCGGGCACGTACCGGGGACGGGCGCTGTTCCTCCTCGCCGAGGGCACCGTCCACTTCGTCCTGGTCTTCGCGTGGGACGTCCTCATGGGATACGCGCTCACGGCGCTGCTCGTCGCCCGGCTGCTGACCCGCTCCGACCGGGCCCGCCGCCGGGTGATGTGGTGGGCGGGCGGTCTGCACCTGCTGCTGATGGGCGGGCTGACGGCGGCCCTGGCCGCAGTCGGGGACGACGGCGGCGCAGGGTCCGGCGGGGACGTCCCGCGCGAGGTCGTCGACCTGTACGCGCACGGCGGATACGCGGACCAGATCGCGTTCCGCCTGGAGAACACGGTCGCCCTGCGTCTGGAGCCGATGCTGACGTTCGGTCTCCTGGTCTTCCTGTTCCTGCTGGGCGTACGGCTGTACCGGGCGGGGGCGTTCGGCGCCGACGCGGCCGGACGGCGCATACGTACCCGGATGCTCTGCTGGGGACTGGGACTCGGCGTACCGCTGACCGGCCTGTCCGTACTCGCCGGACCCGACGGCTTCCTGCTCGAGCGCTGCTGCGCCGCCCCCCTGGTGGCGGTCGGCTACATCGGCCTGATCGGCACCGTCGTGGACCGGGTCCGCCGCGAGGGCCTGCTCACGAAGGGGCTCGCCTCGGTCGGGCGGACGGCCCTGTCGGCCTACGTGCTGCAGAACGTCCTGTGCGTGCTCGTCTCGTACGGCATCGGACTCGGCCTCGCGGAACGGCTCGGCGAGTCGGGCCGGCCCTGGTGGGTGATGGGACTGTGGGCGGCGGTGTGCGCGGTGCTGATGGCGGGCTCCGCGGTGTGGCTGCGGCGGTTCCCCAAGGGGCCGCTGGAGTCCCTGCAGAGCCGGATCCTGCGGCGCTGA